A window from Ramlibacter pinisoli encodes these proteins:
- a CDS encoding 3-oxoacid CoA-transferase subunit B, which produces MPYTKRTKDQLAQRVARDMHDGAYVNLGIGMPTLVANHLPPGIEIILQSENGILGMGPAPAEGQEDYDLINAGKQPVTLLAGGAYFHHADSFAMMRGGHLDICVLGAFQVSATGDLANWSTGEPGAIPAVGGAMDLAIGAKQTWVMMDLLTKKGESKLVERCAYPLTGIGCVKRVYTDLATLDCTPHGLRLVDTVDGLSHAELERLVGLPILAA; this is translated from the coding sequence ATGCCCTACACCAAGCGAACCAAGGACCAGCTGGCCCAGCGCGTGGCGCGCGACATGCACGACGGCGCCTACGTCAACCTCGGCATCGGCATGCCGACCCTGGTGGCCAACCACCTGCCGCCCGGCATCGAGATCATCCTGCAGAGCGAGAACGGCATCCTCGGCATGGGGCCGGCGCCGGCCGAAGGCCAGGAGGACTACGACCTCATCAACGCCGGCAAGCAGCCGGTGACGCTGCTGGCCGGCGGCGCCTACTTCCACCATGCCGACAGCTTCGCCATGATGCGCGGCGGCCACCTCGACATCTGCGTGCTGGGCGCCTTCCAGGTCTCGGCCACCGGCGACCTGGCCAACTGGAGCACCGGCGAGCCCGGCGCCATCCCGGCCGTCGGCGGCGCGATGGACCTGGCGATCGGCGCCAAGCAGACCTGGGTGATGATGGACCTGCTCACCAAGAAGGGCGAGAGCAAGCTGGTGGAGCGCTGCGCCTACCCGCTCACCGGCATCGGCTGCGTCAAGCGCGTCTACACCGACCTCGCCACCCTCGATTGCACGCCGCACGGCCTGCGCCTTGTCGACACCGTCGACGGCCTGTCGCACGCGGAACTGGAACGACTCGTCGGCCTGCCGATCCTGGCGGCCTGA
- a CDS encoding dihydrodipicolinate synthase family protein, giving the protein MKLLDSTAKGVYLITVTPFTDTGALDLPSTDRMVDFCLDKGVTGLTILGIMGEASKLSAEESLQYTQRVLARVDGRVPVIVGVSSPGFASMGELTRSVMDAGASGVMVAPPSTVRTDDQIAAYFDMVNETLGPQVPWCLQDHPVSTGVQMSTGVILRILKNSPICVMLKHEDWPGLAKLSAIRAASDKGELRRVSILTGNGGGLFLPEELTRGADGAMTGFAWPEMMVDVVAAHARGDVERAHDLFDAYLPLARYEQQAGIGLAVRKHLLQQRGVIASAFVRKPGPKLSPQDLADLDRLVRRQDARLRALG; this is encoded by the coding sequence GTGAAGCTGCTCGATTCCACCGCCAAGGGCGTCTACCTCATCACCGTCACCCCGTTCACCGACACCGGCGCGCTGGACCTGCCCAGCACCGATCGCATGGTCGACTTCTGCCTGGACAAGGGCGTCACCGGCCTGACCATCCTGGGCATCATGGGCGAGGCCTCCAAGCTCAGCGCCGAGGAGTCCCTGCAGTACACGCAGCGGGTGCTGGCGCGGGTCGACGGCCGGGTGCCGGTCATCGTCGGCGTGTCCTCGCCCGGCTTCGCCTCCATGGGCGAACTCACCCGCTCGGTGATGGATGCCGGCGCCTCCGGCGTCATGGTCGCGCCGCCGTCGACGGTGCGCACCGACGACCAGATCGCCGCCTACTTCGACATGGTCAACGAGACGCTGGGGCCCCAGGTGCCCTGGTGCCTGCAGGACCACCCGGTGTCCACCGGGGTGCAGATGTCCACCGGCGTCATCCTGCGCATCCTGAAGAACTCGCCCATCTGCGTGATGCTCAAGCACGAGGACTGGCCGGGCCTGGCCAAGCTGTCGGCCATCCGCGCCGCCAGCGACAAGGGCGAGCTGCGCCGGGTGTCCATCCTCACCGGCAACGGCGGCGGCCTGTTCCTGCCCGAGGAACTGACGCGCGGCGCCGACGGCGCCATGACCGGCTTCGCCTGGCCCGAGATGATGGTCGACGTGGTGGCTGCGCACGCGCGTGGCGACGTCGAGCGCGCGCACGACCTGTTCGACGCCTACCTGCCGCTGGCCCGCTACGAGCAGCAGGCCGGCATCGGCCTGGCGGTGCGCAAGCACCTGCTGCAGCAGCGCGGCGTCATCGCCTCGGCCTTCGTGCGCAAGCCCGGCCCCAAGCTGTCGCCACAGGACCTCGCCGACCTCGACCGCCTCGTGCGCCGCCAGGACGCCCGCCTGCGCGCGCTCGGCTGA
- a CDS encoding OsmC family protein yields MTDPVLAHSLQGSTAVELGAGTARWRADLDPDVGGAGDDPTPHQLLDSALAACTVLTMQLYARRKQYPLATAEVRIERDEGPEVYRMRRLVTVEGALDDRQRADLLRVANACPIHKALGKRFEIETTLA; encoded by the coding sequence ATGACCGATCCCGTCCTCGCGCACAGCCTGCAAGGCTCCACCGCCGTCGAGCTGGGCGCCGGCACCGCGCGCTGGCGGGCCGACCTGGATCCGGATGTCGGCGGTGCGGGCGACGATCCGACGCCGCACCAGCTGCTCGACTCGGCGCTGGCGGCCTGCACGGTCCTGACGATGCAGCTGTATGCCCGGCGCAAGCAGTACCCGCTGGCTACTGCCGAGGTGCGCATCGAACGCGACGAGGGTCCCGAGGTCTACCGCATGCGCCGGCTGGTGACGGTCGAGGGCGCGCTCGACGACCGCCAGCGCGCCGACCTGCTGCGGGTGGCCAACGCCTGCCCGATCCACAAGGCGCTGGGCAAGCGCTTCGAGATCGAGACCACGCTGGCCTAG
- a CDS encoding IclR family transcriptional regulator domain-containing protein, with translation MANAALSAGPRPGDGYVQSFARGLDVIRSFSAAAPRQTLTDVAARSGLTRAGARRILLTLQALGYVRSDGRHYALTPRILDLGFAYLSSMPIWNLAEPVMERLVDQVKESCSAAVLDGTDIVYVLRVPTRKIMSIGLGVGSRLPAACTSMGRVLLAGLPDTEVEALLRAAPPAAHTRHTLTDPEAVLAKVRQARRQGWCLVNQELEEGLVSLAAPIVNRAGETVAALNISGQANRTPPRQMQELMLPALLAAAADISKRLLA, from the coding sequence ATGGCAAACGCCGCCCTGTCCGCTGGCCCGCGCCCCGGCGACGGCTACGTGCAGTCGTTCGCGCGCGGGCTGGACGTCATCCGCTCGTTCAGCGCCGCCGCGCCACGCCAGACGCTCACCGACGTGGCGGCGCGCAGTGGCCTCACGCGCGCCGGCGCGCGCCGCATCCTGCTGACGCTGCAGGCCCTGGGCTACGTGCGCAGCGACGGCCGGCACTACGCGCTGACGCCGCGCATCCTGGACCTCGGGTTCGCCTACCTGTCGTCGATGCCGATCTGGAACCTGGCCGAGCCGGTGATGGAGCGGCTGGTCGACCAGGTGAAGGAGTCGTGTTCGGCCGCCGTGCTCGACGGCACCGACATCGTCTACGTGCTGCGCGTGCCCACCCGCAAGATCATGAGCATCGGCCTGGGCGTGGGCTCGCGGCTGCCGGCGGCCTGCACCTCGATGGGCCGGGTGCTGCTGGCCGGCCTGCCGGACACCGAGGTCGAGGCGCTGCTGCGCGCCGCGCCGCCGGCCGCGCACACCCGCCACACGCTGACCGATCCCGAGGCCGTGCTGGCCAAGGTGCGCCAAGCCCGGCGCCAGGGCTGGTGCCTGGTGAACCAGGAGCTGGAGGAAGGGCTGGTGTCGCTGGCGGCGCCCATCGTCAACCGGGCCGGCGAGACCGTGGCGGCGCTCAACATCAGCGGCCAGGCCAACCGCACCCCGCCGCGCCAGATGCAGGAGCTGATGCTGCCGGCCCTGCTGGCGGCCGCGGCCGACATCTCCAAGCGCCTGCTGGCCTAG
- the pcaF gene encoding 3-oxoadipyl-CoA thiolase, whose protein sequence is MTQQAFICDAIRTPFGRYAGALSSIRTDDLGAIPLRALMQRNPRVDWQAVTDVLYGCANQAGEDNRNVAHMASLLAGLPIDVPGATINRLCGSGLDAVGSAARAIRSGEAMLMIAGGVESMSRAPFVMPKAESAFSRGNAVYDTTIGWRFVNKLMKEQYGVDSMPETAENVATDHRIEREAQDRMALASQLKAVAAQKAGYFDAEIVPVTIPQKKGEAIVVAKDEHPRETSLEALAKLKGVVRPDGSVTAGNASGVNDGACALLLADEATAAKNGLTPRARVVGMATAGVPPRTMGMGPAPATRKVLALTGLTLGQIDVIELNEAFAAQGLAVLRDLGLRDDDPRVNPNGGAIALGHPLGASGARLATTAVNQLHRAGGRYALCTMCIGVGQGIAVILERV, encoded by the coding sequence ATGACCCAGCAAGCCTTCATCTGCGACGCCATCCGCACCCCCTTCGGCCGCTACGCCGGGGCGCTGTCCTCCATCCGCACCGACGACCTCGGCGCCATTCCGCTGCGCGCGCTGATGCAGCGCAACCCCAGGGTCGACTGGCAGGCCGTCACCGACGTGCTGTACGGCTGCGCCAACCAGGCCGGCGAGGACAACCGCAACGTCGCCCACATGGCCTCGCTGCTGGCCGGCCTGCCGATCGACGTGCCGGGCGCCACCATCAACCGCCTGTGCGGCTCGGGCCTGGACGCCGTCGGCAGCGCGGCCCGCGCGATCCGCTCCGGCGAGGCCATGCTCATGATCGCCGGCGGCGTCGAGAGCATGAGCCGGGCGCCGTTCGTGATGCCCAAGGCCGAGAGCGCGTTCTCGCGCGGCAATGCCGTCTACGACACCACCATCGGCTGGCGCTTCGTCAACAAGCTGATGAAGGAACAGTACGGGGTCGACTCCATGCCCGAGACGGCCGAGAACGTCGCCACCGACCACCGGATCGAGCGCGAGGCCCAGGACCGCATGGCGCTGGCCTCGCAGCTCAAGGCGGTGGCGGCGCAGAAGGCTGGCTACTTCGACGCCGAGATCGTGCCGGTGACCATCCCGCAGAAGAAGGGCGAGGCCATCGTGGTGGCGAAGGACGAGCACCCGCGCGAGACCTCGCTGGAGGCGCTGGCCAAGCTCAAGGGCGTGGTGCGGCCCGACGGCAGCGTGACCGCCGGCAATGCCAGCGGCGTCAACGACGGCGCCTGCGCGCTGCTGCTGGCCGACGAGGCCACGGCCGCGAAGAACGGCCTGACCCCGCGCGCCCGCGTCGTGGGCATGGCCACCGCCGGCGTGCCGCCGCGCACCATGGGCATGGGCCCGGCGCCGGCCACGCGCAAGGTGCTGGCGCTCACTGGCCTGACCCTCGGGCAGATCGACGTCATCGAGCTCAACGAGGCGTTCGCGGCCCAGGGCCTGGCGGTGCTGCGCGATCTCGGCCTGCGCGACGACGATCCCCGGGTCAACCCGAACGGTGGCGCCATCGCCCTGGGCCACCCGCTCGGCGCCTCGGGCGCGCGCCTGGCCACCACGGCGGTGAACCAGCTGCACCGCGCGGGCGGACGCTATGCGCTGTGCACCATGTGCATCGGCGTCGGCCAGGGCATCGCCGTCATCCTCGAACGGGTCTGA
- a CDS encoding TRAP transporter permease, with protein sequence MTGGNPQTAARAQLGADVDAAALEKAGEYIEQEEGAANRLGGWLAAFVTAAAVAMSAFHLYTAYAIVPTQTLRPVHVAMVLALCFLMFPVAPRWRHRVMWWDWVAALLAIAVAVYLVQGGDDLTDRNTSPLAWDIAFGIALLVLVLEAMRRTSGWIMPAICVGFLAYALAGPLLPAPWTHKGYDIGRLVGVMYMTLEGIFGSAVDVSSSLIILFTIFGAFLQHSGAGKFYLDFSFSAMGGRPTGAGRTVVLASFLLGGPSGSGVATTVTLGSVAYPMLARVGYEKNAAGGLLAAGGLGAIISPPVLGAAAFLIAEFLKISYLDVLLMAVIPTVLFYFALFLMVEIDARKFGMQQAVFDKVDSVWLLTRRYWFHFLSLVSIVFFMLWGYSPVLSVFWATVVSFATSLLRRDTALLPYDLFSGPGFWRRLAGSPFVKAMEGGSIGVLNVAATCAGAGIIVGVVTLTGLGLKFSSIVIAYAGGSLLLTAIFTALVVWVIGLAVPVTASYIICAVIAAPALTKLGVPEFAAHMFIFYYAVLSEVSPPTALSPFAAAAITGGDPYKTTLQCWKYTVPAFLVPFVFVLDPSGQGLLLMGSTKALATANWWSIAEVTITCALGIAALAAGFQGWALRRTTRLERGLLLVAGFLLAYPGWIADLAGIALVVAALALQLLKPRLQPA encoded by the coding sequence ATGACCGGCGGCAACCCCCAGACGGCCGCCCGCGCCCAGCTCGGCGCGGACGTCGACGCGGCCGCGCTCGAGAAGGCCGGCGAATACATCGAGCAGGAGGAGGGGGCAGCCAACCGCCTGGGCGGCTGGCTGGCGGCCTTCGTCACCGCCGCGGCGGTGGCGATGTCGGCCTTCCACCTGTACACGGCCTACGCCATCGTCCCGACCCAGACCCTGCGCCCGGTGCACGTGGCCATGGTGCTGGCGCTGTGCTTCCTGATGTTCCCGGTCGCGCCGCGCTGGCGCCACCGGGTGATGTGGTGGGACTGGGTGGCGGCGCTGCTGGCCATCGCCGTCGCCGTCTACCTGGTGCAGGGCGGCGACGACCTGACCGACCGCAACACCTCGCCGCTGGCCTGGGACATCGCCTTCGGCATCGCGCTGCTGGTGCTGGTGCTCGAGGCCATGCGCCGCACCTCGGGCTGGATCATGCCGGCCATCTGCGTCGGCTTCCTGGCCTACGCCCTGGCCGGCCCGCTGCTGCCCGCGCCCTGGACCCACAAGGGCTACGACATCGGCCGGCTGGTCGGCGTGATGTACATGACGCTGGAGGGCATCTTCGGCAGCGCGGTCGACGTGTCGTCCTCGCTCATCATCCTGTTCACCATCTTCGGCGCCTTCCTGCAGCACTCGGGCGCCGGCAAGTTCTACCTCGACTTCTCGTTCTCGGCGATGGGCGGGCGCCCCACCGGCGCCGGCCGCACCGTGGTGCTGGCCTCCTTCCTGCTGGGCGGGCCCTCGGGCTCGGGTGTGGCCACCACCGTCACGCTGGGCTCGGTGGCCTATCCCATGCTGGCGCGGGTCGGCTACGAGAAGAACGCGGCCGGCGGCCTGCTGGCGGCCGGCGGCCTGGGCGCCATCATCTCGCCGCCGGTGCTGGGCGCCGCCGCCTTCCTCATCGCCGAGTTCCTGAAGATCTCCTACCTCGACGTGCTGCTGATGGCGGTGATCCCCACCGTCCTGTTCTATTTCGCGCTGTTCCTGATGGTCGAGATCGACGCGCGCAAGTTCGGCATGCAGCAGGCGGTGTTCGACAAGGTCGATTCGGTGTGGCTGCTCACGCGCCGCTACTGGTTCCACTTCCTGTCGCTGGTCTCCATCGTCTTCTTCATGCTGTGGGGCTACTCGCCGGTGCTGTCGGTGTTCTGGGCCACGGTGGTCTCGTTCGCCACCAGCCTGCTGCGGCGCGACACGGCGCTGCTGCCGTACGACCTGTTCAGCGGCCCCGGTTTCTGGCGCAGGCTGGCCGGCTCACCGTTCGTCAAGGCGATGGAGGGCGGCTCGATCGGCGTGCTCAACGTGGCGGCCACCTGCGCCGGCGCCGGCATCATCGTCGGCGTGGTCACGCTCACCGGGCTGGGGCTGAAGTTCAGCTCCATCGTGATCGCCTACGCCGGCGGCTCGCTGCTGCTCACCGCCATCTTCACGGCGCTGGTGGTGTGGGTGATCGGGCTGGCGGTGCCGGTCACCGCCTCCTACATCATCTGCGCGGTGATCGCGGCGCCGGCCCTCACCAAGCTCGGTGTGCCCGAGTTCGCGGCCCACATGTTCATCTTCTACTACGCGGTGCTGTCCGAGGTGTCGCCGCCGACCGCGCTGTCGCCGTTCGCGGCCGCCGCCATCACCGGTGGCGACCCGTACAAGACCACGCTGCAGTGCTGGAAGTACACCGTGCCGGCCTTCCTGGTGCCGTTCGTGTTCGTGCTCGACCCGAGCGGCCAGGGCCTGCTGCTCATGGGGTCGACCAAGGCGCTGGCCACTGCCAACTGGTGGTCGATCGCCGAGGTCACCATCACCTGCGCGCTGGGCATCGCGGCGCTGGCGGCCGGCTTCCAGGGCTGGGCGCTGCGCCGCACCACGCGGCTGGAACGCGGGCTGCTGCTGGTGGCCGGCTTCCTGTTGGCCTACCCGGGCTGGATCGCCGACCTGGCCGGCATCGCGCTGGTGGTGGCGGCGCTGGCGCTGCAGCTGCTAAAACCACGGCTGCAACCGGCCTGA
- a CDS encoding 3-oxoacid CoA-transferase subunit A: MIDKVADTVAQALQGVRDGSTVMIGGFGTAGIPNELIDGLIAQGARDLTVVNNNAGNGDSGLAALLKAGRVRKIICSFPRQADSHVFDELYRSGRIELELVPQGNLAERIRAAGAGIGGFFSPTSYGTELAKGKETREIDGRMYVLEAPIHGDLALIKAERGDRWGNLVYRKAARNFGPVMAMAARATVATVHEIVPLGALDPEAIVTPGIFVSRLVRIDRTATQAGGFKQAA, from the coding sequence ATGATCGACAAGGTGGCGGACACCGTCGCGCAGGCGCTGCAGGGCGTGCGCGACGGCTCCACGGTGATGATCGGGGGCTTCGGCACCGCCGGCATCCCGAACGAACTGATCGACGGGCTGATCGCGCAGGGCGCACGCGACCTCACGGTGGTGAACAACAACGCCGGCAACGGCGACAGCGGGCTGGCCGCGCTGCTGAAGGCGGGGCGGGTGCGCAAGATCATCTGCAGCTTCCCGCGCCAGGCCGACAGCCACGTGTTCGACGAGCTGTACCGCAGCGGCCGGATCGAGCTGGAGCTGGTGCCGCAGGGCAACCTGGCCGAGCGCATCCGCGCCGCCGGCGCCGGCATCGGCGGCTTCTTCTCGCCCACCAGCTACGGCACCGAGCTGGCCAAGGGCAAGGAGACACGCGAGATCGACGGCCGCATGTACGTGCTGGAAGCGCCGATCCATGGCGACCTGGCGCTCATCAAGGCCGAGCGCGGCGACCGCTGGGGCAACCTGGTGTACCGCAAGGCGGCGCGCAACTTCGGTCCGGTGATGGCGATGGCCGCCAGGGCCACCGTCGCCACCGTGCACGAGATCGTGCCGCTGGGCGCGCTCGACCCCGAGGCCATCGTCACCCCCGGGATCTTCGTGTCCCGCCTGGTCCGCATCGACCGCACCGCCACCCAGGCCGGCGGCTTCAAGCAGGCCGCCTGA
- a CDS encoding ribonuclease activity regulator RraA, translating to MTPDTPSLDLDPQAVATLSQVTTATLTTVLLKKGLRNLWLRGARPIRTGQPRLVGRAFTLRFVPAREDLATPESWSSPISTRAAIEAMPAGCIAVVDSMGVQDAGIFGDILCARMARRDVTALVTDGVVRDVHGVLGTGLPVWCSGAAAPPSVAGLTFVDWLRPIGCGGVAVFPGDVVVCDDDGVVLIPAALLDHVLAEAPEQERLEGWIMDEVNGGASLPGLYPPNAENKARYAASKK from the coding sequence ATGACCCCCGACACGCCCTCCCTGGACCTCGACCCGCAGGCGGTCGCCACCTTGTCGCAGGTGACCACCGCGACCCTCACCACCGTGCTGCTCAAGAAGGGCCTGCGCAACCTCTGGCTGCGCGGCGCGCGTCCGATCCGCACCGGCCAGCCGCGGCTGGTCGGCCGCGCCTTCACGCTGCGCTTCGTGCCGGCACGCGAGGACCTGGCGACGCCCGAATCGTGGTCGTCGCCCATCTCCACCCGCGCCGCCATCGAGGCGATGCCGGCCGGCTGCATCGCGGTGGTCGACTCCATGGGGGTGCAGGACGCCGGCATCTTCGGCGACATCCTGTGCGCGCGCATGGCCAGGCGCGACGTGACGGCCCTGGTCACAGACGGCGTGGTGCGCGACGTGCACGGCGTGCTGGGCACCGGCCTGCCGGTCTGGTGCAGCGGCGCCGCGGCCCCGCCCTCGGTGGCCGGCCTGACCTTCGTCGACTGGCTGCGGCCGATCGGCTGCGGCGGCGTGGCGGTGTTCCCGGGCGACGTGGTGGTGTGCGACGACGACGGCGTGGTCCTGATCCCGGCGGCGCTGCTCGACCACGTGCTGGCCGAGGCGCCCGAACAGGAGCGCCTGGAAGGCTGGATCATGGACGAGGTGAACGGCGGCGCCTCGCTGCCCGGCCTGTACCCGCCCAACGCCGAGAACAAGGCCCGCTACGCGGCGTCGAAGAAGTAG